A genomic region of Candidatus Rhabdochlamydia sp. T3358 contains the following coding sequences:
- a CDS encoding LL-diaminopimelate aminotransferase translates to MVEINSCFQHLKRTYIFSLIEEKIDTLCKNVSANQMINLSIGDIALPLIPIATQAMSQAVLEMGTASGLKGYGPSNGYLFLREAIANTYFTTLQITPDEIFISDGINTDITNILDLFSLSCSVGIPDPTYPAYLDATILSGRTKIITLPCLETHQFHPYPPADPCDLIYLCSPNNPTGVAMNRDLLTNWVNYALKHKAVIFFDHAYEAFISSIDVPHSIFEIPGAKECAIEFRSFSKSAGFTGLRCSYTILPKALKARCEDQELSLHTLWHRRQAAKSNGVAYPIQKGALATLQPQGQSEIKAQINSYLAQAKALKQGLIQLGLDCYGGIDSPYIWVKTPKGKTSWEFFDELLIKCHLISIPGVGFGKYGEGFVRFSAFTTPDKIDLALKRINQL, encoded by the coding sequence ATGGTTGAGATTAATTCTTGTTTTCAGCATCTAAAACGCACATATATTTTTTCATTAATTGAAGAAAAAATAGATACATTATGTAAAAATGTCTCTGCTAATCAAATGATTAATTTAAGCATAGGAGATATAGCATTACCCTTAATCCCTATTGCTACGCAAGCAATGAGCCAGGCTGTATTAGAAATGGGAACTGCCTCCGGTCTAAAAGGATATGGGCCTAGCAATGGTTATCTATTTTTACGAGAAGCTATCGCAAATACATACTTTACTACCTTGCAAATCACCCCCGATGAGATTTTTATTTCAGATGGCATCAATACCGATATCACTAATATCCTAGATTTATTTTCTCTATCCTGTAGCGTGGGAATTCCCGATCCTACCTATCCTGCTTATCTCGATGCGACAATTCTCTCAGGTCGCACCAAAATCATTACTCTGCCTTGTTTAGAAACCCATCAATTTCATCCATATCCTCCAGCCGACCCCTGTGATCTGATCTATTTATGCTCTCCTAACAATCCGACAGGTGTTGCTATGAATAGAGATCTTCTGACTAATTGGGTAAATTATGCCTTAAAACATAAAGCTGTTATTTTTTTTGATCATGCTTATGAAGCGTTTATTAGCTCAATAGATGTCCCTCATTCTATTTTTGAAATTCCGGGTGCTAAAGAATGTGCGATTGAATTCCGCAGTTTTTCTAAATCCGCTGGATTTACAGGTCTGCGCTGCTCTTACACAATCCTCCCTAAAGCCCTAAAGGCGCGCTGTGAAGATCAAGAGTTATCTTTGCATACTTTATGGCATCGAAGACAGGCTGCTAAATCCAATGGAGTTGCCTATCCCATTCAAAAAGGAGCTTTAGCTACTCTGCAGCCACAAGGCCAGAGTGAAATAAAAGCTCAAATAAACAGTTATCTTGCTCAAGCCAAAGCCTTAAAGCAGGGTTTAATCCAATTAGGACTTGATTGCTATGGAGGGATAGATAGCCCCTATATTTGGGTAAAAACCCCTAAAGGAAAGACTTCATGGGAATTTTTTGATGAACTGTTGATTAAATGCCATTTGATTAGCATCCCAGGTGTAGGCTTTGGAAAATACGGAGAAGGATTTGTTCGCTTTTCTGCCTTTACCACCCCTGACAAAATAGATTTAGCTCTTAAACGCATCAACCAATTATAA
- a CDS encoding aminotransferase class I/II-fold pyridoxal phosphate-dependent enzyme, producing MKSNPSMQESVFQEDALLPLSPTHVIWQGKKMLDFSSQDFLGLSNHPDLKKHTIKYLLHYGNGVCHPEIPGSFIECQKTLETKIAELINMPYLYFFSNRYLALWHLLSSLSSDVLLLLADDLDPGLSKILYSFPLKILTYNQGSLATLEAILKKEGQSICSVKMIFCESISSGNGTLTDLNYITSLSQAYNALLVVDDSLAFGVKGDRGLGLAAKRGDIDLILCSLSNSASADAAFLGCSSWIKNLIKKNVFYRESSVTYASLGAIEMALDLIPSLEGERYQLEQRCHWIKKQLQEHEICSSTHVICLHFSQEEELCYFWESLLQRGILSQCMISHQKRSYTLRFFINIHHTPDDLRMLVEEIKELKSG from the coding sequence ATGAAAAGCAATCCATCCATGCAAGAAAGTGTATTCCAAGAAGATGCATTGCTTCCTTTAAGTCCAACTCATGTGATTTGGCAAGGGAAAAAAATGCTCGATTTTTCTTCTCAAGATTTTTTAGGGTTATCCAATCATCCAGATCTTAAAAAACATACGATTAAATATTTATTACATTATGGCAATGGAGTCTGTCACCCGGAAATCCCAGGGAGTTTTATCGAATGTCAAAAAACGCTGGAGACAAAAATTGCAGAATTAATCAACATGCCTTATTTGTATTTTTTTTCTAATCGCTATTTGGCTCTATGGCATCTACTCTCTTCATTAAGTTCTGATGTCCTTTTACTGCTTGCTGATGACCTAGATCCGGGTTTAAGCAAAATTCTTTACAGTTTTCCTTTGAAAATCCTTACCTATAATCAGGGGTCATTAGCTACTTTGGAAGCTATTTTAAAAAAAGAGGGACAATCCATCTGCTCTGTTAAAATGATCTTTTGTGAATCTATTAGCAGCGGCAATGGGACTTTAACCGACTTAAATTATATTACTTCCTTATCTCAAGCATACAATGCTTTATTAGTTGTTGATGATTCGCTAGCTTTTGGTGTTAAAGGCGACAGAGGCTTAGGCCTTGCAGCTAAACGAGGGGATATCGATTTAATTTTATGTTCTTTAAGCAATTCTGCAAGCGCAGATGCAGCTTTTCTTGGCTGTTCTTCTTGGATTAAAAATCTCATTAAAAAAAATGTTTTTTATCGAGAATCCAGTGTAACCTATGCTTCTTTAGGTGCCATAGAAATGGCTTTAGATCTTATCCCTTCTTTAGAAGGGGAAAGATATCAACTAGAACAGAGATGCCATTGGATAAAAAAACAATTGCAAGAACATGAAATCTGCTCCTCTACACATGTAATTTGCCTACATTTTTCTCAAGAAGAAGAACTTTGCTATTTTTGGGAAAGTCTTTTGCAAAGAGGAATTCTTTCCCAGTGTATGATCTCCCATCAAAAGAGATCTTATACTCTCCGGTTTTTCATTAATATTCATCACACTCCTGATGATTTAAGAATGTTAGTAGAAGAGATCAAGGAATTAAAAAGCGGTTAA
- the hemG gene encoding protoporphyrinogen oxidase — translation MEKKKVIILGAGISGLSAAWYLSQISSSLDILILEKSNRIGGLFHTDHTTGFHFEKGPRTFKINRCPTTLQLAEELGLLREIIWSGNLPHNRYLWWNEELHKFPTNLISFLWSPLTKGFIKALITEWKHPVKKGDETVWEFVIRRFNYDVAQKLFDPMVVGIFGGDPRLISIRALFPILKEWEEKYGSITKGFLKNWLQKKRMPKRSPYLPDAPLSAMFSFREGIEQLTSTLLAKTSASVYYQHEAQEIVQTEKKVVVKTNQGEFTADYVFCALPALQAGNLFIKDMPSLGKELISLKSEGIIVLNFGYKENVLPIEGFGYLTPHCTREDILGVVFDSSIFKQHNKNPQETRLTIKLKDLGQSEEEAKQIALLSIRRHLKISIQPDVVSFKRALSAIPQYTVGHLERMESLYSEFQQKIPRCYLLGNYRVGVSVDYCIRCSKETVQNWHKSLTAF, via the coding sequence ATGGAGAAAAAGAAAGTCATTATTTTAGGAGCCGGTATTTCTGGTTTATCTGCTGCTTGGTATTTAAGCCAAATTTCCTCATCATTAGATATTCTGATTTTAGAAAAATCTAATCGGATAGGGGGCTTATTTCATACAGATCATACAACAGGGTTTCATTTTGAAAAAGGACCACGTACATTTAAAATAAATCGATGTCCTACAACTTTACAGTTGGCAGAAGAATTAGGTCTTTTAAGAGAAATCATTTGGTCAGGAAACCTGCCTCATAATCGATATTTATGGTGGAACGAAGAATTACATAAGTTTCCTACAAATCTTATTTCCTTTTTATGGTCTCCATTAACAAAAGGATTTATTAAGGCATTAATTACAGAGTGGAAACACCCTGTTAAAAAAGGAGATGAAACCGTTTGGGAATTTGTGATACGCCGTTTTAATTACGATGTAGCTCAAAAGTTGTTTGATCCAATGGTTGTAGGAATTTTTGGTGGAGATCCTCGTCTCATTTCTATTCGAGCTCTTTTCCCTATATTAAAAGAATGGGAAGAAAAATATGGGAGCATAACCAAAGGGTTTTTGAAGAATTGGTTACAAAAAAAAAGAATGCCTAAAAGATCTCCCTATCTTCCAGATGCACCTTTATCTGCTATGTTTTCTTTTCGAGAAGGAATAGAACAATTAACTTCTACGCTCTTAGCTAAAACATCAGCTTCTGTTTATTATCAACATGAAGCACAAGAAATTGTACAAACAGAAAAAAAAGTAGTTGTTAAAACCAATCAAGGAGAATTTACAGCAGATTATGTATTTTGTGCTCTGCCTGCATTACAAGCAGGAAATCTTTTTATCAAAGATATGCCATCTCTTGGAAAAGAACTCATATCTTTGAAAAGTGAGGGGATTATAGTTCTTAACTTTGGATATAAAGAAAATGTCTTACCGATTGAGGGATTTGGATATTTAACTCCTCATTGTACTAGAGAAGATATATTAGGCGTTGTATTTGATTCTTCTATTTTTAAACAACACAATAAGAATCCTCAGGAAACCCGCCTTACCATTAAACTTAAAGATTTAGGACAGTCAGAAGAAGAAGCTAAACAAATAGCGCTGTTGAGTATTCGTAGACACTTAAAAATTTCTATACAACCAGATGTTGTTTCTTTTAAAAGAGCCCTTTCTGCTATTCCTCAATATACAGTAGGTCACCTAGAAAGAATGGAAAGCCTATATTCTGAATTTCAACAAAAAATACCCCGATGTTATTTATTAGGGAATTACCGAGTAGGGGTAAGTGTTGATTACTGCATTCGCTGTTCTAAAGAAACAGTACAAAATTGGCACAAGTCTTTAACCGCTTTTTAA
- the hemF gene encoding oxygen-dependent coproporphyrinogen oxidase: MTTKSIRDCPDKIKDEIIYYLKILQKRFVHAFEIFEPQATFIKTSWSYAKGSGGGEIGLLRGEVFEKAAVNWSGIQGDRFPMADAEGAFFATGISLITHMLNPHVPTAHFNIRFIQTQENFWFGGGYDLTPMGFIYPEDTLHFHTTTQKALDAIDKEIYPLFSKQAKEYFFIPHRNKERGIGGIFFDHYRSEDLEKDLHLLKTVGDTFLEAILPIYEKRIQMDYQPQDKQKQLEMRAHYVEFNLLYDRGTKFGFLSGGNPEAILCSMPPLVKW; the protein is encoded by the coding sequence ATGACAACAAAGAGCATAAGGGATTGTCCAGATAAAATAAAAGATGAGATCATCTATTATCTAAAAATATTACAAAAAAGATTTGTTCATGCTTTTGAAATATTTGAACCTCAAGCCACTTTTATTAAAACTTCTTGGAGTTATGCAAAAGGTAGCGGAGGAGGAGAAATAGGCTTATTGCGCGGCGAAGTATTTGAAAAAGCTGCAGTAAATTGGTCTGGAATACAAGGAGATCGTTTCCCCATGGCAGATGCAGAGGGAGCTTTTTTTGCAACCGGTATTAGCCTAATTACACATATGTTAAATCCGCATGTTCCCACAGCACACTTCAATATTCGCTTTATTCAGACACAAGAAAATTTTTGGTTTGGAGGAGGGTATGATCTAACTCCCATGGGGTTTATCTATCCAGAGGATACCCTACACTTTCATACCACTACTCAAAAAGCACTAGATGCAATAGATAAAGAAATTTATCCTCTTTTTTCTAAGCAGGCAAAAGAGTATTTTTTCATCCCTCATCGAAATAAAGAAAGAGGAATAGGCGGTATTTTCTTTGATCATTATCGCAGCGAAGATCTAGAAAAAGATCTGCATCTCTTGAAAACAGTTGGAGATACTTTCCTGGAGGCTATTTTGCCCATCTACGAAAAACGCATACAGATGGATTACCAACCTCAAGATAAACAAAAACAATTAGAGATGCGCGCTCATTACGTCGAATTTAACTTGCTTTACGATAGAGGTACAAAATTTGGTTTCCTTTCAGGAGGGAACCCAGAAGCTATTTTATGTTCCATGCCTCCACTTGTTAAGTGGTAG
- the hemE gene encoding uroporphyrinogen decarboxylase: protein MNDLLLRALRCEKAERVPVWLMRQAGRYMPQYQLLRTKYSLWQLFHVPELAAEVSCLPIDLLDVDAAIVFSDILVLAEGLGLKLEFPDKGGPRIYPPIRSKQHVEQLSIHAVEEKLAFVLETLRLVKKQIQVPLIGFCGGPFTVATYLIDSTSKEQFFYTKQWMKEDPQSFVELLTILTKASIIYLKAQVQAGAEVVQIFDSWANILSEEEFGQFCLPFLQQMVKELQLVVPVILFCRDSSIRYEQLVALAPTAISLDWHLPMKVLREKIPASIALQGNLRPELLKKSSSEIEKQVSSFLNSMKGSRGFIANLGHGVLPDIPFENVKLFVDMVKSATT from the coding sequence ATGAATGATTTGCTCCTTAGAGCACTGCGTTGTGAAAAAGCAGAAAGAGTCCCTGTTTGGTTGATGCGACAAGCGGGGCGTTATATGCCCCAATATCAACTTTTACGCACAAAATACTCCCTTTGGCAGCTTTTTCATGTTCCTGAGCTAGCAGCAGAGGTTAGTTGTCTACCTATTGACCTTTTAGATGTAGATGCAGCGATTGTTTTCTCTGATATTTTGGTTCTTGCAGAAGGGCTTGGACTTAAATTAGAATTCCCGGATAAAGGCGGACCTCGTATCTATCCTCCCATTCGTTCTAAACAGCACGTAGAACAATTATCTATTCATGCAGTTGAAGAAAAGCTTGCCTTTGTATTAGAGACATTGCGACTTGTAAAAAAACAGATTCAAGTGCCTTTAATTGGTTTCTGTGGAGGTCCTTTTACCGTTGCTACTTATTTGATTGATTCTACTAGTAAAGAACAGTTTTTTTATACGAAACAATGGATGAAAGAAGATCCACAAAGCTTTGTTGAGCTTCTTACTATTTTAACTAAAGCCTCTATTATCTATCTGAAAGCTCAAGTACAAGCTGGTGCTGAGGTAGTCCAAATTTTTGATTCATGGGCGAATATTCTTTCCGAAGAGGAATTTGGGCAGTTTTGCCTGCCCTTTTTGCAGCAAATGGTAAAAGAGTTGCAATTGGTCGTTCCTGTTATTCTTTTTTGTCGTGATTCAAGTATACGTTATGAGCAATTAGTAGCCCTTGCGCCTACAGCTATTAGTTTAGACTGGCATCTGCCTATGAAAGTTTTGAGAGAAAAAATTCCAGCTTCTATTGCTCTGCAAGGGAATTTAAGACCAGAGCTCTTAAAAAAATCTTCTAGTGAAATAGAAAAGCAAGTGAGCTCTTTTCTAAACTCTATGAAAGGAAGTAGAGGATTTATTGCCAACTTAGGACATGGAGTGCTTCCCGATATTCCTTTTGAAAATGTCAAGTTGTTTGTTGATATGGTGAAATCAGCTACCACTTAA
- the tkt gene encoding transketolase codes for MDADLKKTLSKIASTVRSLSMEAVQKANSGHPGLPMGCAEFGAFLYGSLLRHNPKNPKWLNRDRIVLSAGHGSMWLYSLLHLSGFGLSLDDIKNFRQLHSKTPGHPEYHITDGVEATTGPLGQGVGNAVGQALGLKILAERFNRDDYPLFTSKVYCLAGDGCIMEGVSSEVSSFAGHLGLDNLVLIYDANQVTLDGFLAESFSEDVKMRYLAYGWDVFEIDGYDFDKMQEVFTHIRDHQTKPCFIMMRTIIGKGSPHKAGTSKAHGSPLGAEEIEETKKALGLPEKDFYVPQAVYQFFETKLVKCVALEQKWKEMFRKWSEEYPDLYQLFLQMAEKRLPTDLEEKLRAIEMKSPLATRVGSQVVLNILADLVPQLIGGSADLSSSDMTMMKRFPIIEKDQYTGRNIKYGIREFGMATIATGLAETNMIVPYVGTFLTFSDYMRNAIRLAALSKIQVIYIFTHDSIFLGEDGPTHQPVEHLASLRTIPNVHLIRPADNWEVKMAWMAALRYRGPSILVLSRQALPELEECNVSYEEGMSKGAYIIKKEQSKPDFTLIATGSEVSLALDVAIALEKVGKKVRVISMPCWQIFELQDDEYKKKVIGGDLGVRVSLEAGVSFGWSKWIGPEGISISIESFGESAPIGDLAAEFGFTVDAILNRLLS; via the coding sequence ATGGATGCGGATTTAAAAAAAACTTTAAGTAAAATTGCTAGTACAGTGCGTTCTCTTTCTATGGAAGCGGTTCAAAAAGCGAACTCTGGACACCCTGGGCTTCCTATGGGATGTGCAGAATTTGGAGCTTTTCTATATGGATCTCTTCTGCGACACAACCCAAAAAACCCTAAATGGCTCAATCGCGACCGGATAGTTTTATCTGCAGGCCACGGTTCTATGTGGTTATACTCGCTATTGCACTTATCGGGATTTGGTCTTTCTTTAGACGATATTAAAAATTTTCGTCAGCTTCATTCTAAAACCCCAGGTCATCCAGAATATCATATTACAGATGGTGTAGAAGCGACTACTGGTCCTTTAGGTCAGGGGGTGGGGAATGCTGTTGGTCAAGCACTTGGTCTTAAAATATTAGCAGAGCGATTTAACCGAGATGATTATCCATTATTTACAAGTAAGGTTTATTGCTTAGCTGGAGATGGCTGTATCATGGAAGGGGTTTCTTCTGAGGTAAGCTCTTTTGCAGGGCATTTAGGCTTAGATAACCTGGTATTGATCTACGATGCTAATCAAGTAACTTTAGATGGGTTTTTAGCAGAGTCATTCTCAGAAGATGTAAAGATGCGCTATCTCGCTTATGGATGGGACGTGTTTGAAATAGATGGTTATGATTTTGATAAGATGCAAGAAGTATTTACACATATTCGCGATCATCAAACAAAACCTTGTTTTATCATGATGCGAACCATTATTGGTAAAGGATCTCCCCATAAAGCAGGAACTTCAAAAGCACACGGCTCTCCTTTGGGTGCAGAAGAGATTGAAGAGACAAAGAAAGCACTTGGGTTACCTGAAAAAGATTTTTATGTTCCTCAAGCCGTTTATCAGTTTTTTGAAACAAAGCTTGTTAAATGTGTAGCTTTAGAACAAAAGTGGAAAGAGATGTTTCGTAAGTGGTCGGAAGAATATCCAGACCTTTATCAATTATTTCTTCAAATGGCAGAAAAAAGATTGCCCACTGATTTGGAAGAGAAATTGCGTGCCATTGAAATGAAATCTCCTTTGGCTACTCGTGTAGGCTCGCAAGTTGTTTTAAACATTTTAGCAGATTTAGTACCTCAATTAATCGGAGGTTCTGCTGATCTTTCCTCTTCTGATATGACTATGATGAAAAGATTTCCTATTATTGAAAAAGATCAGTACACGGGTAGGAATATTAAATATGGAATCAGAGAGTTTGGAATGGCAACAATTGCTACTGGGCTTGCTGAAACAAATATGATTGTGCCTTATGTAGGAACTTTTCTTACCTTTTCTGATTATATGCGAAATGCTATTCGTTTAGCTGCTCTTTCTAAAATTCAGGTAATTTACATATTTACACACGATTCTATTTTTTTAGGAGAAGATGGACCAACCCATCAACCTGTTGAACATTTAGCCTCTCTAAGAACCATACCCAATGTTCATTTGATCCGGCCTGCGGATAATTGGGAAGTGAAAATGGCATGGATGGCAGCTCTTCGCTATCGAGGACCTTCTATACTTGTTTTATCAAGACAAGCGTTGCCTGAGTTAGAGGAATGCAATGTGTCTTATGAAGAGGGGATGAGTAAAGGTGCCTACATTATTAAAAAAGAACAGAGCAAGCCAGATTTCACCTTAATTGCAACAGGATCAGAGGTCTCTTTAGCATTGGATGTAGCAATCGCTTTAGAAAAAGTAGGTAAAAAAGTCAGAGTAATCTCCATGCCTTGCTGGCAGATTTTTGAGCTTCAAGATGATGAATATAAGAAAAAGGTCATCGGCGGAGATTTAGGAGTAAGAGTGAGTCTTGAAGCAGGGGTGAGTTTTGGCTGGTCTAAGTGGATTGGGCCTGAAGGGATCTCGATTAGTATTGAATCTTTTGGAGAATCTGCACCAATAGGTGATCTAGCTGCTGAATTTGGATTTACTGTTGATGCTATTTTAAATCGATTGTTATCATGA
- a CDS encoding type III secretion system chaperone — protein sequence MLEECLTQLVENLALEDVLSKENKLYTLKLHKELIITFRELDPGCTFFATIGTCPLNKREEVFIYLMKANLLGQGTGGSIIGLDRDEKFLTLCLSLPYDMKYKVFKDALEDFTNYLDFWKKELSCYQ from the coding sequence ATGTTAGAAGAATGTCTCACACAACTGGTTGAAAACCTGGCTTTAGAAGATGTCCTATCTAAAGAAAATAAGCTCTATACATTAAAATTGCACAAAGAACTAATTATTACTTTTCGAGAATTAGATCCTGGGTGTACCTTCTTTGCTACAATCGGAACATGTCCTTTAAATAAACGAGAAGAGGTTTTTATATACCTCATGAAGGCGAATTTATTAGGGCAAGGGACCGGGGGCTCTATTATTGGCTTAGATCGAGATGAGAAGTTCTTGACACTGTGTCTTAGTTTACCGTATGACATGAAGTACAAAGTATTTAAGGATGCTCTAGAGGACTTCACAAATTATCTCGATTTTTGGAAAAAAGAGCTCTCTTGTTATCAATAA
- the sctD gene encoding type III secretion system inner membrane ring subunit SctD gives MAGYLIGEEGPLTGFVARFEEEEEWVLGRDPEVASIVLEDPLVSRRHVVCRHTEEGYVLENVSTTNPALVNGQILIEPVLLQEGDLIKIGSSVFKFSHSYPNLETEDLKDDTDLINVRIGSGSLGRFIIKVTNGPNAGAEFSMQKGASYVLGKDPNLCDIAFQDLSVSRQHARISIDDNNQVFIEDLSSRNGVLVNGIAITSKHLLSSEDLISLGTTSFLLIDREQIQETIFSPLPLATSIKTEELKQEESPASDWREMIIPKKHLIVASAFGILVLAGITSMITLFKTHKIEVVSQKEEHKILKENLSAFPDVQFSFNPPSGKLFLLGHVISSVEKQELLYKIENLPFVHSIEDNVIVDELIWENTNALLLTNPNWIGVSLSSIAPGKFVLRGYVQTLEQAQALSDYLNLNFPYLDRLENQVIVETNLQMQVESILIEKGFNSVTYQLSNGELVLAGRVDQKKAHTFNATIDQFYTVPGIRLIKNFVIYTKADTSRIDISSKYQITGYSKKDDQNMFVVINGKILTIEDMIDGMKITEILSNMVLLEKDGVKFRINYNLQ, from the coding sequence ATGGCTGGATATTTAATTGGAGAAGAGGGCCCTCTCACAGGGTTTGTTGCACGATTTGAAGAGGAAGAAGAATGGGTCTTAGGAAGAGATCCTGAAGTAGCTTCTATTGTTTTAGAGGATCCCCTTGTCTCACGTAGGCACGTGGTTTGTAGGCATACAGAAGAGGGTTATGTATTAGAAAATGTCAGCACAACTAATCCTGCATTAGTTAATGGACAAATCTTAATAGAGCCTGTTTTATTACAGGAAGGAGATTTAATTAAGATTGGTAGTAGTGTGTTTAAATTTTCTCATTCCTATCCGAATTTAGAAACAGAAGATTTAAAAGATGATACCGATCTAATAAATGTAAGAATAGGATCTGGATCATTGGGTCGCTTTATTATTAAAGTGACAAATGGGCCTAATGCAGGTGCCGAATTCTCTATGCAGAAGGGAGCTTCTTATGTCTTAGGAAAAGATCCGAACTTATGCGATATTGCTTTTCAAGATTTAAGCGTTTCTAGGCAACATGCTCGCATTAGCATTGACGACAATAATCAAGTTTTTATTGAGGACTTAAGCAGTCGTAATGGCGTATTGGTTAATGGGATAGCCATTACTAGTAAACACCTTCTTTCTTCAGAGGATCTCATTTCACTAGGAACCACTTCCTTTTTACTGATCGATCGAGAACAAATTCAAGAAACCATTTTTTCTCCCCTTCCGCTTGCAACGAGTATCAAGACAGAAGAACTAAAACAGGAAGAGAGCCCTGCATCGGACTGGCGAGAAATGATTATCCCTAAAAAGCATTTAATCGTCGCCTCTGCTTTTGGCATACTTGTTTTAGCTGGGATTACTAGTATGATCACGCTTTTTAAAACCCATAAGATTGAAGTTGTCTCTCAAAAAGAAGAACACAAAATCCTAAAAGAAAACCTCAGTGCTTTTCCTGATGTGCAATTCTCTTTTAACCCTCCTAGCGGAAAACTGTTTTTATTAGGGCATGTAATAAGCTCTGTAGAAAAGCAAGAGCTTCTCTATAAGATTGAAAATCTTCCCTTTGTACATAGCATTGAAGATAATGTGATTGTCGACGAATTAATCTGGGAAAATACAAATGCCCTTTTATTAACCAATCCTAACTGGATCGGTGTTTCTCTCTCTTCTATCGCACCTGGGAAATTTGTGCTACGAGGCTATGTACAGACATTAGAACAAGCCCAAGCCCTATCTGACTATTTGAATCTCAATTTTCCTTATTTAGACCGCTTAGAAAATCAAGTTATTGTAGAAACCAATCTACAAATGCAAGTTGAGAGTATTTTGATTGAAAAAGGATTTAATTCAGTTACCTATCAGCTCAGCAATGGGGAACTTGTATTAGCAGGTAGGGTAGATCAAAAAAAAGCGCATACTTTTAATGCAACTATTGATCAATTTTATACAGTGCCAGGAATCCGTCTGATTAAAAACTTTGTGATTTATACAAAAGCGGATACTTCGAGAATTGATATATCTTCAAAATATCAAATCACTGGTTATTCTAAAAAAGATGATCAAAATATGTTTGTTGTCATTAATGGAAAAATCCTCACTATTGAGGATATGATAGACGGAATGAAGATTACAGAAATCTTATCTAATATGGTATTGCTTGAAAAAGATGGCGTAAAATTTAGAATTAATTACAATCTGCAATAA
- a CDS encoding DUF5398 family protein — protein MFGLEKKDKPLFEFDLEKELKSEPGKAKELLKKTDEAIQEIKAKLRQGTESEDFENYGKLLHGYAALQRVLTRIANKK, from the coding sequence ATGTTTGGTTTAGAAAAAAAAGATAAGCCGCTATTTGAATTTGACCTTGAAAAAGAATTAAAGAGCGAACCTGGAAAAGCAAAAGAATTACTCAAAAAAACAGATGAAGCCATTCAAGAAATCAAAGCAAAATTAAGACAGGGCACCGAAAGCGAAGACTTTGAAAACTATGGCAAGCTATTGCATGGTTACGCTGCTTTACAAAGAGTATTAACTAGAATTGCTAACAAAAAATAA
- a CDS encoding SctF chaperone SctG: MSLQKFKDHFILMAEAGFIAINQSDEDAAIKLFAAAELLDPSNPLPRLGMGYLNLCQLKLKQAATIFEEILVKEPSNEMAKTLLGLTLSLNPTELAKGEKTLEESIQKNQDPMVKSLAKTALDFVEKFIKKAPSPLETKSPKK, encoded by the coding sequence ATGTCTCTTCAAAAATTTAAAGACCACTTTATCTTAATGGCAGAAGCCGGCTTCATTGCAATTAACCAAAGCGATGAAGACGCGGCTATTAAGTTATTTGCAGCAGCAGAGCTACTCGATCCTAGTAATCCTCTACCTCGTTTAGGAATGGGATATCTCAATCTCTGCCAACTTAAACTCAAACAAGCAGCAACCATTTTTGAAGAAATCTTAGTTAAAGAACCTTCTAATGAAATGGCTAAAACTCTGCTTGGTCTGACCCTATCTTTAAATCCAACAGAGTTGGCAAAGGGAGAAAAAACCCTAGAGGAATCGATTCAAAAAAATCAAGATCCCATGGTTAAAAGCCTGGCTAAAACCGCTCTTGATTTTGTGGAAAAGTTCATTAAAAAAGCCCCTTCTCCCCTCGAAACCAAATCTCCCAAAAAATAA